Proteins found in one Magnolia sinica isolate HGM2019 chromosome 5, MsV1, whole genome shotgun sequence genomic segment:
- the LOC131245995 gene encoding photosystem II protein D1, with amino-acid sequence MTAILERRESTSLWGRFCNWITSTENRLYIGWFGVLMIPTLLTATSVFIIAFIAAPPVDIDGIREPVSGSLLYGNNIISGAIIPTSAAIGLHFYPIWEAASVDEWLYNGGPYELIVLHFLLGVACYMGREWELSFRLGMRPWIAVAYSAPVAAATAVFLIYPIGQGSFSDGMPLGISGTFNFMIVFQAEHNILMHPFHMLGVAGVFGGSLFSAMHGSLVTSSLIRETTENESANEGYRFGQEEETYNIVAAHGYFGRLIFQYASFNNSRSLHFFLAAWPVVGIWFTALGISTMAFNLNGFNFNQSVVDSQGRVINTWADIINRANLGMEVMHERNAHNFPLDLAAVEVPSTNG; translated from the coding sequence ATGACTGCAATTTTAGAGAGACGCGAAAGCACAAGCCTATGGGGTCGCTTCTGTAACTGGATAACTAGTACTGAAAACCGTCTTTATATTGGATGGTTCGGTGTTTTGATGATCCCTACCTTATTGACCGCAACTTCTGTATTTATTATCGCCTTCATTGCTGCTCCTCCAGTGGatattgatggtattcgtgaaccTGTTTCTGGGTCTCTACTTTATGGAAACAATATTATCTCTGGTGCCATTATTCCTACTTCTGCAGCTATAGGTTTGCATTTTTACCCAATATGGGAAGCAGCATCCGTTGATGAATGGTTATACAATGGTGGTCCTTATGAGCTAATTGTTCTACACTTCTTACTTGGTGTAGcttgttacatgggtcgtgaGTGGGAACTTAGTTTCCGTCTGGGTATGCGCCCTTGGATTGCTGTTGCATATTCAGCTCCTGTTGCAGCTGCTACTGCTGTTTTCTTGATCTACCCTATTGGTCAAGGAAGCTTCTCTGATGGTATGCCTCTAGGAATCTCTGGTACTTTCAACTTCATGATTGTATTCCAGGCTGAGCACAACATCCTTATGCATCCATTTCACATGTTAGGCGTAGCTGGTGTATTCGGCGGCTCCCTATTCAGTGCTATGCATGGTTCCTTGGTAACCTCTAGTTTGATCAGGGAAACCACTGAAAATGAGTCTGCTAATGAGGGTTACAGATTCGGTCAAGAGGAAGAAACTTATAATATCGTAGCTGCTCATGGTTATTTTGGCCGATTGATCTTCCAATATGCTAGTTTCAACAATTCTCGTTCTTTACATTTCTTCCTAGCTGCTTGGCCTGTAGTAGGTATCTGGTTCACTGCTTTAGGTATCAGCACCATGGCTTTCAACCTAAATGGTTTCAATTTCAACCAATCCGTAGTTGACAGTCAAGGTCGTGTTATTAACACTTGGGCTGATATCATCAATCGTGCTAACCTTGGTATGGAAGTTATGCATGAACGTAATGCTCACAATTTCCCTCTAGACCTAGCTGCTGTTGAAGTTCCATCTACAAATGGATAA
- the LOC131245994 gene encoding protein Ycf2, giving the protein MKRHQFKSWIFELREILREIKNSHYFLDSWTKFDSVGSFTHIFFHQERFMKLFDPRIWSILLSRDSQGSTSNRYFTIKGVVLLVVAVLIYRINNRNMVERKNLYLMGLLPIPILPIPMNSIGPRNDTLEESFWSSNINRLIVSLLYLPKGKKISESCFMDPKESTWVLPITKKCIMPESNWGSRWWRNRIGKKRDSSCKISNETVAGIEISFKEKDIKYLEFLFVSYTDDPIRKDLDWEFFDRLSPRKKRNIINLNSGQLFEILVKHLICYLMSAFREKRPIEVEGFFKQQGAEATIQSNDIEHVSHLFSRNKWGISLQNCAQFNMWQFRQDLFVSWGKNQHESDFLRNVSRENWIWLDNVWLVNKDWFFSKVRNVSSNIQYDSTRSIFVQVTDSSQLKGSSDQSRDPFDSISNEDSEYHTLINQTEIQQLKERSILWDPSFLQTERTEIESDRFPKCLSGYSSMSRLFTEREKQMNNHLLPEEIEEFLGNPTRSIRSFFSDRWSELHLGSNPTERSTRDQKLLKKQQDVSFVPSRRSENKEMVDIFKIITYLQNTVSIHPISSDPGCDMVPKDEPDMGSSNKISFLNKNPFLDLFHLFHDRNKGGYTLHHDFESEERFQEMADLFTLSITEPDLVYHKGFAFSIDSYGLDQKKFLNEVFNSRDESKKKSLWVLPPIFDEENESFYRRIRKKSVRISCGNDLEDPKPKIVVFASNNIMEAVNQYRLIRNLIQIQYSTYGYIRNVSNRFFLMNRSDRNFEYGIQRDQIGNDTLNHLTIIKYTINQHLSNLKKSQRKWFDPLISRTERSMNRDPDAYRSKWSNGSKNFQEHFVSEQKHRFQVVFDRLRINQYSIDWSEVIDKQDLSKSLRFFLSKSLLFLSKSLLFLSKSLPFFFVSIGNIPIHRSEIHIYELKGPNDQLCNQLLESIGVQIVHLNKLKPFLLDDHDTSQRSKFLINGGTISPFLFNKIPKWMIDSFHTRNNRRKSFDNTDSYFSMISRDRDNWLNPVKPFHRSSLISSFYKANRLRFLNNPHHFWFYCNKRFPFYVEKTRINNYDLTYGQFLNILFIRNKIFSLCVGKKKHVFLERDTISPIESQVSDIFIPNDFPQSGGETYNLYKSFHFPIRSDPFVRRAIYSIADISGTPLTEEQIVNFERTYCQPLSDMNLSDSEGKNLHQYLSFNSNMGLIHTPCSEKDLPSGKRKKRSLCLKKCVEKRQMYRTFQRDSAFSNLSKWNLFQTYMPWFLTSTGCKYLNFTLLDTFSDPLPILSSSQKFVSIFHDIMHGSDISWPIPQKKLWEILPQWNLISEISSKCLQNLLLSEEMIHRNNESPVPLIWTHLRSPNAREFLYSILFLLLVAGYLVRTHLLFVSRASSELQTELEKIKSLMIPSYMIELRKLLDRYPTSELNSFWLKNLFLVALEQLGDSLEEIRGSASGGNMLLGGGPAYGVKSIRSKKKYLNINLIDLISIIPNPINRITFSRNTRHLSRTSKEIYSLIRKRKNVNGDWIDDKIESWVANSDSIDDEEREFLVQFSTLTTEKGIDQILLSLTHSDHLSKNDSGYQMIEQPGSIYLRYLVDIHKKSLMNYEFNRSCLAERRIFLAHYQTITYSQTSCGANSFHFPSHGKPFSLRLALSPSRGILVIGSIGIGRSYLVKYLATNSYVPFITVFPNKFLDDKPKGYLIDDIDIDDSDDIDIDDSDDIDDDLDTELLTMTNVLTMYMTPKIDRFDITPQLELAKAMSPCIIWIPNIHDLYVNESNYLSLGLLVNYLSRDCERCSTRNILVIASTHIPKKVDPALIAPNKLNTCIKIRRLLIPQQRKHFFILSYTRGFHLEKKMFHTNGFGSMTMGSNARDLVALTNEALSISITQKKSIIDTNTIRSALHRQTWDLRSQVRSVQDHGILFYQIGRAVAQNVLLSNCPIDPISIYMKKKSCKEGDSYLYKWYFELGTSMKKLTILLYLLSCSAGLVAQDLWSPPGPDEKNWIPSYGFVENDSDLVHGLLELEVEGALVGSSRTEKDCSQFDNDRVTLLLRSEPRNQLDMMQNGSCSIVDQRFLYEKYESEFEEGEGEGALDPQQIEEDLFNHIVWAPRIWRPCGNLFDCIERTNELGFPYWARSFRGKRIIYHKEDELQENDSEFLQSGTMQYQTRDRSSKEQGFFRISQFVWDPADPFFFLFKDQPFVSVFSRREFFADEEMSKGLITSQTNPPTSIYKRWFIKNTQEKHFELLIHRQRWLRTNSSLSNGSFRSNTPSESYQYLSNLFLSNGTLLDQMTKALLRKRWLFPDEMKHLIHVTGERFPIP; this is encoded by the coding sequence ATGAAACGACATCAATTCAAATCCTGGATCTTCGAATTGAGAGAGATATTGAGAGAGATCAAGAATTCTCACTATTTCTTAGATTCATGGACCAAATTCGATTCAGTGGGATCTTTCACTCACATTTTTTTCCACCAAGAACGTTTTATGAAACTCTTTGACCCCCGAATTTGGAGTATCCTACTTTCACGTGATTCACAGGGTTCAACAAGCAATCGATATTTCACGATCAAAGGTGTAGTACTGCTTGTAGTAGCGGTCCTTATATATCGTATTAACAATCGAAATATGGTCGAAAGAAAAAATCTCTATTTGATGGGGCTTCTTCCTATACCTATTCTTCCTATACCTATGAATTCCATTGGACCCAGAAATGATACATTGGAAGAATCTTTTTGGTCTTCCAATATCAATAGGTTGATTGTTTCGCTCCTGTATCTTCCAAAAGGGAAAAAGATCTCTGAGAGTTGTTTCATGGATCCGAAAGAGAGTACTTGGGTTCTCCCAATAACTAAAAAGTGTATCATGCCTGAATCTAACTGGGGTTCGCGGTGGTGGAGGAACCGGATCGGAAAAAAGAGGGATTCTAGTTGTAAGATATCTAATGAAACCGTAGCTGGAATTGAGATCTCATTCAAAGAGAAAGATATCAAATATCTGGAGTTTCTTTTTGTATCCTATACGGATGATCCGATCCGCAAGGACCTTGATTGGGAATTCTTTGATCGTCTTTCTCCGAGGAAGAAGCGAAACATAATCAACTTGAATTCGGGACAGCTATTCGAAATCTTAGTGAAACACTTGATTTGTTATCTCATGTCTGCTTTTCGTGAAAAAAGACCAATTGAAGTGGAGGGTTTCTTCAAACAACAAGGAGCTGAGGCAACTATTCAATCAAAtgatattgagcatgtttcccatCTCTTCTCGAGAAACAAGTGGGGTATTTCTTTGCAAAATTGTGCTCAATTTAATATGTGGCAATTCCGCCAAGATCTCTTCGTTAGTTGGGGGAAGAATCAGCACGAATCGGATTTTTTGAGGAACGTATCGAGAGAGAATTGGATTTGGTTAGACAATGTGTGGTTGGTAAACAAGGATTGGTTTTTTAGCAAGGTACGGAATGTATCGTCAAATATTCAATATGATTCCACAAGATCTATTTTCGTTCAAGTAACGGATTCTAGCCAATTGAAAGGATCTTCTGATCAATCCAGAGATCCTTTCGATTCCATTAGTAATGAGGATTCGGAATATCACACATTGATCAATCAAACAGAGATTCAGCAACTAAAAGAAAGATCGATTCTTTGGGATCCTTCCTTTCTTCAAACGGAACGAACAGAGATAGAATCAGATCGATTCCCGAAATGCCTTTCTGGATATTCCTCAATGTCCCGGCTATTCACGGAACGTGAGAAGCAGATGAATAATCATCTGCTTCCGGAAGAAATCGAAGAATTTCTTGGGAATCCTACAAGATCAATTCGTTCTTTTTTCTCTGACAGATGGTCAGAACTTCATCTGGGTTCGAATCCTACTGAGAGGTCCACTAGAGATCAGAAATTGTTGAAGAAACAACAAGATGTTTCTTTTGTCCCTTCCAGGCGATCGGAAAATAAAGAAATGGTTGATATATTCAAGATAATTACGTATTTACAAAATACCGTCTCAATTCATCCTATTTCATCAGATCCGGGATGTGATATGGTTCCGAAGGATGAACCGGATATGGGCAGTTCCAATAAGATTTCATTCTTGAACAAAAAtccatttttggatttatttcatctaTTCCATGACCGGAACAAAGGGGGATACACGTTACACCACGATTTTGAATCAGAAGAGAGATTTCAAGAAATGGCAGATCTATTCACTCTATCAATAACCGAGCCGGATCTGGTGTATCATAAGGGATTTGCCTTTTCTATTGATTCCTACGGATTGGATCAAAAAAAATTCTTGAATGAGGTATTCAACTCCAGGGATGAATCGAAAAAGAAATCTTTATGGGTTCTACCTCCTATTTTTGATGAAGAGAATGAATCTTTTTATCGAAGGATCAGAAAAAAATCGGTCCGGATTTCCTGCGGGAATGATTTGGAAGATCCAAAACCAAAAATAGTGGTATTTGCTAGCAACAACATAATGGAGGCGGTCAATCAATATAGATTGATCCGAAATCTGATTCAAATCCAATATAGCACCTATGGGTACATAAGAAATGTATCGAATCGATTCTTTTTAATGAATAGATCCGATCGCAACTTCGAATATGGAATTCAAAGGGATCAAATCGGAAATGATACTCTGAATCATCTAACTATAATAAAATATACGATCAACCAACATTTATCGAATTTGAAAAAGAGTCAGAGGAAATGGTTCGATCCTCTTATTTCTCGAACCGAGAGATCCATGAATCGGGATCCTGATGCATATAGATCCAAATGGTCCAATGGGAGCAAGAATTTCCAGGAACATTTCGTTTCTGAACAGAAGCACCGTTTTCAAGTAGTGTTCGATCGATTACGTATTAATCAATATTCGATTGATTGGTCCGAGGTTATCGACAAACAAGATTTGTCTAAGTCACTTCGTTTCTTTTTGTCCAAGTCACTTCTCTTTTTGTCCAAGTCACTTCTCTTTTTGTCTAAGTCACTTCCTTTTTTCTTTGTGAGTATCGGGAATATCCCCATTCATAGGTCCGAGATCCACATCTATGAATTGAAAGGCCCGAATGATCAACTCTGCAATCAGTTGTTAGAATCAATAGGTGTTCAAATCGTTCATTTGAATAAATTGAAACCCTTCTTATTGGATGATCATGATACTTCCCAAAGATCGAAATTCTTGATCAATGGAGGAACAATATCACCATTTTTGTTCAATAAGATACCAAAGTGGATGATTGACTCATTCCATACTAGAAATAATCGCAGGAAATCCTTTGATAACACTGATTCCTATTTCTCAATGATATCCCGCGATCGAGACAATTGGCTGAATCCCGTGAAACCATTTCATAGAAGTTCATTGATATCTTCTTTTTATAAAGCAAATCGACTTCGATTCTTGAATAATCCACATCACTTCTGGTTCTATTGTAACAAAAGATTCCCTTTTTATGTGGAAAAGACCCGTATCAATAATTATGATCTTACATATGGACAATTCCTCAATATCTTGTTCATTCGCAACAAAATATTTTCTTTGTGCGTCggtaaaaaaaaacatgttttttTGGAGAGAGATACCATTTCACCAATCGAGTCACAGGTATCTGACATATTCATACCTAACGATTTTCCACAAAGTGGTGGTGAAACGTATAACTTGTACAAATCTTTCCATTTTCCAATTCGATCCGATCCATTCGTTCGTAGAGCTATTTACTCGATCGCAGACATTTCTGGAACACCTCTAACAGAGGAACAAATAGTCAATTTTGAAAGAACTTATTGTCAGCCTCTTTCAGATATGAATCTATCTGATTCAGAAGGGAAAAACTTGCATCAGTATCTCAGTTTCAATTCAAACATGGGTTTGATTCACACTCCATGTTCTGAGAAAGATTTACCATCAGGAAAGAGGAAAAAACGGAGTCTTTGTCTAAAGAAATGCGTTGAGAAACGGCAGATGTATAGAACCTTTCAACGAGATAGTGCTTTTTCAAATCTCTCAAAATGGAATCTGTTCCAAACATATATGCCATGGTTCCTTACTTCGACAGGGTGCAAATATCTAAATTTCACCCTTTTAGATACTTTTTCAGACCCATTGCCGATACTAAGTAGCAGTCAAAAATTtgtatccatttttcatgatattATGCATGGATCAGATATATCATGGCCAATTCCTCAGAAAAAATTGTGGGAGATTCTTCCACAATGGAATCTGATAAGTGAGATTTCGAGTAAGTGTTTACAGAATCTTCTTCTGTCCGAAGAAATGATTCATCGAAATAATGAGTCACCCGTTCCATTGATATGGACACATCTGAGATCACCAAATGCTCGGGAGTTCCTCTATTCAATCCTTTTCCTTCTTCTTGTTGCTGGATATCTCGTTCGTACACATCTTCTCTTTGTTTCCCGAGCCTCTAGTGAGTTACAGACAGAGTTAGAAAAGATCAAATCTTTGATGATTCCATCATACATGATTGAGTTGCGAAAACTTCTGGATAGGTATCCTACATCTGAACTGAATTCTTTCTGGTTAAAGAATCTCTTTCTAGTTGCTCTGGAACAATTAGGAGATTCTCTGGAAGAAATACGGGGTTCTGCTTCTGGCGGCAACATGCTATTGGGTGGTGGTCCCGCTTATGGGGTCAAATCAATACGTTCTAAGAagaaatatttgaatatcaatctCATCGATCTCATCAGTATCATACCAAATCCCATCAATCGAATCACTTTTTCGAGAAATACGAGACATCTAAGTCGTACAAGTAAAGAGATCTATTCAttgataagaaaaagaaaaaacgtgAACGGTGATTGGATTGATGATAAAATAGAATCCTGGGTCGCGAACAGTGATTCGATTGATGATGAAGAAAGAGAATTCTTGGTTCAGTTCTCCACCTTAACGACAGAAAAGGGGATTGATCAAATTCTATTGAGTCTGACTCATAGTGATCATTTATCAAAGAATGACTCTGGTTATCAAATGATTGAACAACCGGGATCAATTTACTTACGATACTTAGTTGACATTCAtaaaaagtctctaatgaattaTGAGTTCAATAGATCCTGTTTAGCAGAAAGACGGATATTCCTTGCTCATTATCAGACAATCACTTATTCACAAACCTCGTGTGGGGCTAATAGTTTTCATTTCCCATCTCATGGAAAACCCTTTTCGCTCCGCTTAGCCCTATCCccttctaggggtattttagtgaTAGGTTCTATAGGAATTGGACGATCATATTTGGTCAAATACCTAGCGACAAACTCCTATGTTCCTTTCATTACGGTATTTCCGAACAAGTTCCTGGATGACAAGCCTAAAGGTTATCTTattgacgatatcgatattgATGATAGTGACGATATCGATATTGATGATAGTGACGATATTGATGATGACCTTGATACGGAGCTGCTAACTATGACGAATGTGCTAACTATGTATATGACGCCGAAAATAGACCGATTTGATATCACCCCTCAATTAGAATTAGCAAAAGCAATGTCCCCTTGCATAATATGGATTCCAAACATTCATGATCTGTATGTGAATGAGTCGAATTACTTATCCCTCGGTCTATTAGTGAACTATCTCTCCAGAGATTGTGAAAGATGTTCCACTAGAAATATtcttgttattgcttcgactcatATTCCCAAAAAAGTGGATCCCGCTCTAATAGCTCCGAATAAattaaatacatgcattaagATACGAAGGCTTCTTATTCCACAACAACGAAAGCACTTTTTCATTCTTTCATATACTAGGGGATTTCACTTGGAAAAGAAAATGTTCCATACTAACGGATTCGGGTCCATGACCATGGGTTCCAATGCACGAGATCTTGTAGCACTTACCAATGAGGCCCTATCAATTAGTATTACACAGAAGAAATCCATTATAGACACTAATACAATTAGATCAGCTCTTCATAGACAAACTTGGGATTTGCGATCCCAGGTAAGATCGGTTCAGGATCATGGGATCCTTTTCTATCAGATAGGAAGGGCTGTTGCACAAAATGTACTTCTAAGTAATTGCCCCATAGATCCTATATCTATCTATATGAAGAAGAAATCATGTAAGGAAGGGGATTCTTATTTGTACAAATGGTACTTCGAACTTGGAACGAGCATGAAGAAATTAACGATACTTCTTTATCTTTTGAGTTGTTCTGCCGGATTGGTCGCTCAAGATCTTTGGTCTCCACCCGGACCCGATGAAAAAAATTGGATCCCTTCTTATGGATTCGTTGAGAATGATTCTGATCTAGTTCATGGCCTATTAGAATTAGAAGTAGAAGGCGCTCTGGTGGGATCCTCACGGACAGAAAAAGATTGCAGTCAGTTTGATAATGATCGAGTGACATTGCTTCTTCGGTCCGAACCAAGGAATCAGTTAGATATGATGCAAAATGGATCTTGTTCTATCGTTGATCAGAGATTTCTATATGAAAAATACGAATCGGAGTTTGAAGAAGGGGAAGGAGAAGGAGCCCTCGACCCGCAACAGATAGAGGAGGATTTATTCAATCACATAGTTTGGGCTCCTAGAATATGGCGCCCTTGTGGCAATCTATTTGATTGTATCGAAAGGACCAATGAATTGGGATTTCCCTATTGGGCCAGGTCATTTCGGGGCAAGCGGATCATTTATCATAAAGAGGATGAGCTTCAAGAGAATGATTCGGAGTTCTTGCAGAGTGGAACCATGCAGTACCAGACACGAGATAGATCTTCCAAAGAACAAGGCTTTTTTCGAATAAGCCAATTCGTTTGGGACCCTGCAGATCCATTCTTTTTCCTATTCAAAGATCAGCCCTTTGTCTCTGTGTTTTCACGTCGAGAATTCTTTGCAGATGAAGAGATGTCAAAGGGGCTTATTACTTCCCAAACAAATCCTCCCACATCTATATATAAACGCTGGTTCATCAAGAATACGCAAGAAAAGCACTTCGAATTGTTGATTCATCGCCAGAGATGGCTTAGAACCAATAGTTCATTATCTAATGGATCTTTCCGTTCTAATACTCCATCCGAGAGTTATCAGTATTTATCAAATCTGTTCCTATCTAACGGAACGCTATTGGATCAAATGACAAAGGCATTGTTGAGAAAGAGATGGCTTTTCCCGGATGAAATGAAACATTTGATTCATGTAACAGGAGAAAGATTTCCCATTCCTTAG
- the LOC131245998 gene encoding NAD(P)H-quinone oxidoreductase subunit 2 A, chloroplastic-like, translating to EKEVRNPLFDSDSPTPVVAFLSVTSKVAASASATRIFDIPFYFSSNEWHLLLEILAILSMILGNLIAITQTSMKRMLAYSSIGQIGYVIIGIIVGDSNDGYASMITYMLFYISMNLGTFARIVSFGLRTGTDNIRDYAGLYTKDPFLALSSALCLLSLGGLPPLAGFFGKLHLFWCGWQAGLYFLVSIGLLTSVVSIYYYLKIIKLLMTGRNQEITPHVRNYRRSPLRSNNSIELSMIVCVIASTIPGISMNPIIAIAQDTLF from the coding sequence gagaaagaagtgaggAATCCTCTTTTCGACTCTGACTCTCCCACTCCAGTCGTTGCTTTTCTTTCTGTTACTTCGAAAGTAGCTGCTTCAGCTTCAGCCACTCGAATTTTCGATATTCCTTTTTATTTCTCATCAAACGAATGGCATCTTCTTCTGGAAATCCTAGCTATTCTTAGCATGATATTGGGGAATCTCATTGCTATTACTCAAACAAGCATGAAACGTATGCTTGCATATTCGTCCATAGGTCAAATCGGATATGTAATTATTGGAATAATTGTTGGAGACTCAAATGATGGATATGCAAGCATGATAACTTATATGCTGTTCTATATCTCCATGAATCTAGGAACTTTTGCTCGCATTGTCTCATTTGGTCTACGTACCGGAACTGATAACATTCGAGATTATGCAGGATTATACACGAAAGATCCTTTTTTGGCTCTCTCTTCAGCCCTATGTCTCTTATCCCTAGGAGGTCTTCCTCCACTAGCAGGTTTTTTCGGAAAACTCCATCTATTCTGGTGTGGATGGCAGGCAGGCCTATATTTCTTGGTTTCAATAGGACTCCTTACGAGCGTTGTTTCTATCTACTATTAtctaaaaataatcaagttattaatgaCTGGACGAAACCAAGAAATAACCCCTCACGTGCGAAATTATAGAAGATCTCCTTTAAGATCAAACAATTCCATCGAATTGAGTATGATTGTATGTGTGATAGCATCTACTATACCAGGAATATCAATGAACCCAATTATTGCAATTGCTCAGGATACCCTCTTTTAG
- the LOC131245996 gene encoding NAD(P)H-quinone oxidoreductase subunit 2 A, chloroplastic-like: protein MIWHVQNENFILDSTRIFMKAFHLLLFHGSFIFPECILIFGLILLLMIDSTSDQKDIPWLYFISSTSLVMSITALLFRWREEPMISFSGNFQTNNFNEIFQFLILLCSTLCIPLSVEYIECTEMAITEFLLFVLTATLGGMFLCGANDSITIFVAPECFSLCSYLLSGYTKRDVRSNEATTKYLLMGGASSSILVHGFSWLYGSSGGEIELQEIVNGLIKTQMYNSPGISIALIFITVGIGFKLSPAPSHQWTPDVYEGVRFVRQIPTSISISEMFGFFKTPWTCRREMLSPLGPRHHFYQKWIVIFLFK from the coding sequence ATGATCTGGCATGTACAGAATGAAAACTTCATTCTCGATTCTACGAGAATTTTTATGAAAGCGTTTCATTTGCTTCTCTTCCATGGAAGTTTCATTTTCCCAGAATGTATCCTAATTTTTGGCCTAATTCTTCTTCTGATGATCGATTCAACCTCTGATCAAAAAGATATACCTTGGTTATATTTCATCTCTTCAACAAGTTTAGTAATGAGCATAACGGCCCTATTGTTCCGATGGAGAGAAGAACCTATGATTAGCTTTTCGGGAAATTTCCAAACGAACAATTTCAACGAAAtctttcaatttcttattttacTATGTTCAACTCTATGTATTCCTCTATCCGTAGAGTACATTGAATGTACAGAAATGGCTATAACAGAGTTTCTGTTATTCGTATTAACAGCTACTCTAGGAGGAATGTTTTTATGTGGTGCTAACGATTCAATAACTATCTTTGTAGCTCCAGAATGTTTCAGTTTATGCTCCTACCTATTATCTGGATATACCAAGAGAGATGTACGGTCTAATGAGGCTACTACGAAATATTTACTCATGGGTGGGGCAAGCTCTTCTATTCTGGTTCATGGTTTCTCTTGGCTATATGGTTCATCCGGGGGAGAGATCGAGCTTCAAGAAATAGTGAATGGTCTTATCAAGACACAAATGTATAACTCCCCAGGAATTTCAATTGCGCTTATATTCATCACTGTAGGAATTGGGTTCAAGCTTTCCCCAGCCCCTTCTCATCAATGGACTCCTGACGTATACGAAGGAGTGCGGTTCGTTCGACAAATTCCTACCTCTATATCTATCTCTGAGatgtttggatttttcaaaactccATGGACATGCAGAAGAGAAATGCTATCCCCACTCGGACCAAGACATCACTTTTACCAAAAGTGGATTGTGATCTTTTTGTTCAAATAA